The Methylomonas montana genome has a window encoding:
- a CDS encoding LexA family transcriptional regulator produces the protein MFMAKNNNTLPYLSQRANVFAEKNTDTYAHGMSTLREILEDEMSLQGLNDYDLEAKSKVPQPTIQRIRSGKHGDPRSTTVKKLAFGLGLTEAQLRGIEPRKHENRVSELAPPQFKAIRYGSFRLQAGVIGFAVDYHGDEQEPVFIHVAKLQREGLKPETLIAAGVTGDSMETSLYDGDTVIIDTSKTTPKDGDVYAINYEGELLIKRMIRDAGQWWLQSDNPDKNRHPNKLCSGDLCLVIGKVVIKESTRI, from the coding sequence ATGTTCATGGCAAAAAATAATAATACGCTTCCGTATCTTAGTCAACGAGCAAACGTATTTGCCGAAAAAAATACGGACACGTATGCTCACGGCATGAGCACCTTACGAGAGATCTTAGAAGATGAGATGAGCCTTCAAGGCCTGAATGATTATGATTTAGAGGCTAAATCAAAAGTCCCTCAGCCAACAATCCAGAGAATCAGAAGCGGAAAACATGGTGATCCACGATCGACAACCGTTAAAAAGTTGGCGTTCGGCCTGGGTCTGACAGAGGCGCAACTTAGAGGTATAGAGCCGAGAAAGCACGAGAATCGTGTTTCCGAGCTGGCGCCCCCGCAATTTAAAGCAATTAGATATGGAAGCTTTCGCTTGCAAGCAGGAGTTATTGGGTTCGCCGTTGACTATCACGGCGACGAGCAGGAGCCGGTATTCATTCATGTCGCCAAACTACAACGAGAAGGCTTAAAACCTGAAACGCTAATTGCAGCTGGTGTAACAGGCGATTCCATGGAAACAAGCTTATATGATGGCGACACTGTCATCATAGATACCAGCAAAACCACACCGAAAGACGGCGATGTATACGCCATCAACTACGAAGGCGAATTGCTCATTAAGCGCATGATTCGCGATGCCGGGCAATGGTGGCTGCAATCAGATAATCCGGACAAAAACAGACACCCAAACAAGCTGTGTTCCGGCGATCTCTGTCTGGTGATAGGCAAGGTCGTTATCAAGGAAAGTACGAGGATTTAG
- a CDS encoding helix-turn-helix domain-containing protein: MNIQTVLNQLKTTMTDAEIGEKIGAPQSTVTRLRNGKHKTTYFERAEAIRKLAEAHNINTDSVAS, translated from the coding sequence ATGAACATACAAACCGTCCTGAATCAGTTAAAAACTACCATGACCGACGCTGAAATCGGCGAAAAGATTGGCGCCCCTCAATCTACTGTCACGCGATTGAGAAACGGAAAACACAAGACCACTTATTTTGAGCGGGCAGAAGCTATTCGTAAATTGGCCGAAGCCCACAACATCAACACCGATTCGGTCGCCTCATGA
- a CDS encoding terminase: protein MSADKSDDQLIELAAECSTDPHKWSLLAWDWDHGPLKGHTGPREWQTDINCIIRDHLQNPETRFEPLKISVASGHGIGKSAQLGMLVNWALSTCEDCKVVITANTDGQLKTKTSPEVGKWSRMSITADWFDVQATSIASRDKDHTREWRANFVTWSKNNTEAFAGLHNQGKRIVIIFDEASAIDDAVWKVTEGALSDENTEIIWIVFGNPTRNTGEFRECFRKHRHRWHNRQIDSRTVEGTNKTQIAKWIEDYGVDSDFVKVRVRGMFPNVSAKQFIVTEDVDQALGRELRLEQFNFAPKIITVDPAWEGDDPLIIGFRQGLLFKILRKLPKNDNDIHVANIIANLEDEHQADAVFIDAGYGTGIKSAGATMGRDWRLVWFAGESSDPGCLNKRAEMWKLMRDWLKAGGCIPDDPELYDELISPETVARMDGKIQLESKKDMKARGLPSPNKADALCLSFAYPVTKKIPGGYNHRPRDQAIRGHDPFARSHP, encoded by the coding sequence GTGTCGGCGGATAAAAGCGACGATCAACTGATCGAACTGGCTGCCGAGTGCAGCACCGATCCGCATAAATGGAGCCTGCTGGCGTGGGATTGGGACCACGGCCCGCTGAAAGGCCATACCGGCCCGCGCGAATGGCAAACGGACATCAACTGCATTATTCGCGACCACCTGCAAAATCCGGAGACGCGGTTTGAGCCGCTGAAAATCTCGGTGGCATCCGGTCACGGTATCGGCAAGTCGGCCCAACTGGGGATGTTGGTCAACTGGGCGCTGTCCACTTGTGAAGATTGCAAGGTGGTCATCACCGCCAACACCGACGGCCAGTTGAAAACCAAGACCTCACCCGAGGTCGGCAAGTGGTCGCGGATGTCGATCACGGCCGATTGGTTCGACGTGCAAGCCACCAGTATCGCTAGCCGCGATAAAGACCACACCCGCGAATGGCGGGCCAACTTTGTGACCTGGTCGAAAAACAATACCGAGGCCTTCGCTGGCTTGCACAACCAGGGCAAGCGCATCGTCATTATCTTTGACGAAGCGTCGGCGATCGATGACGCGGTCTGGAAAGTCACCGAAGGTGCGCTGTCAGACGAAAACACCGAGATTATCTGGATCGTTTTCGGTAACCCGACCCGGAATACCGGCGAGTTTCGCGAGTGCTTTCGGAAGCATCGCCATCGCTGGCATAACCGGCAAATCGATTCGCGGACTGTCGAAGGCACCAACAAAACCCAGATTGCCAAGTGGATCGAAGACTACGGCGTCGATAGCGACTTCGTGAAGGTGAGGGTGCGCGGCATGTTCCCCAACGTGTCGGCGAAACAGTTTATCGTCACCGAAGACGTCGACCAGGCACTGGGGCGCGAATTGCGACTGGAGCAGTTCAACTTCGCACCGAAAATCATCACGGTTGATCCTGCCTGGGAAGGCGACGACCCGTTGATCATTGGTTTTCGCCAAGGCCTGTTGTTCAAAATACTGCGCAAGCTGCCCAAGAATGATAACGACATCCATGTGGCGAACATCATCGCCAACCTGGAAGACGAACACCAGGCCGATGCGGTCTTCATTGATGCCGGTTATGGCACCGGGATTAAATCCGCCGGCGCGACGATGGGTAGAGACTGGCGGTTAGTCTGGTTTGCCGGCGAATCCTCCGATCCAGGCTGCCTGAACAAGCGCGCTGAAATGTGGAAGCTGATGCGCGACTGGTTAAAAGCGGGCGGTTGCATCCCTGACGATCCGGAACTGTATGACGAACTGATCTCGCCGGAAACCGTGGCACGGATGGACGGCAAGATTCAGTTGGAAAGTAAAAAAGATATGAAAGCCCGCGGCTTGCCATCGCCGAATAAGGCCGATGCGCTGTGCTTGTCCTTTGCTTATCCCGTGACTAAAAAAATACCCGGCGGCTATAACCACCGCCCACGCGATCAGGCCATTCGCGGCCATGATCCGTTTGCACGATCTCACCCTTAA
- a CDS encoding response regulator transcription factor yields METPAVYRVPSIQVAGMPALPTAHRRGLTEREFEVLQLLCQAMPDKVMARRLNVSAKTISMHLEHIYSKLGIHSDSQNARCAAILAAFDLGLVQPPSCH; encoded by the coding sequence ATGGAAACGCCCGCTGTTTATCGAGTTCCTAGTATCCAGGTGGCTGGCATGCCGGCATTGCCCACTGCCCATCGGCGTGGATTAACGGAACGGGAATTCGAGGTGTTGCAGCTGTTGTGCCAGGCCATGCCGGACAAAGTAATGGCGCGGCGATTGAATGTGTCGGCCAAGACGATTTCCATGCATCTTGAGCATATTTATTCGAAGCTGGGCATCCATAGCGATTCGCAGAATGCCCGCTGTGCGGCGATTTTAGCGGCGTTTGATTTGGGCTTGGTGCAGCCACCAAGTTGTCATTAA
- a CDS encoding VapE domain-containing protein: MAGKKIDFAAINRAALGQFESLLGEWLPDGEPSGSEYRAINPTRGDSKKGSFSINIRKGVWQDFATDDAGSDPISLYAYLFCNDDQGAAAKELGELLGIEAPNTPREKKAKAPYNRQPRQGDKPAEPNKKPSNESLWHPIIPVPADAPERHKAHSVRGLPDTVWTYHGLDGAVLGHVYRFKSSDGGKEVLPLTWCRHEKTGQCEWRWMQWAVPRPLYGLERLTVADIDDPEHNSPVLLLEGEKCADAADIELAELACLTWSGGSKAVDKADWTPLAGRKVIIWPDCDSQREKKPKDAPDDFIPPFLPEDKQPGMVAARKIAEKLVELGCKVWVMAIPPVGTMKNGWDVADAIADGLTGLTLANYVRAKSKLFMGSAEAESAAKLLSTPVPASAGGGDSGDFPPDYPDYPDYPDPPDDTPNPDSAWYHALAKKARGGIEPCRSNVAKILRMHPKWRGVIGYNEFAHQIEKLLPTPWTAEPGVWDGADDSCLDEWLADDVDVLIKAMSTIAEGVSHAANAHKFHPVRQFLTGLAPWDGTSRLDCYLADITQAENTPFLRLAGRFFLIAMVARIFRPGCKFDYMLVLEGKQGQGKSSFFRILADPWFSETPFDIGTNEGNMAIQGVWLQEMAEMGMFSRSEDTAFKSFLAIVRDKFRRPYDRRPVEAPRVCLFGGTTNLDQYLKDQTGNRRIWPVRCAEVDTELLRDIREQLFAEALVAFNAGERFWPTPEEERLYFEPEQATRLSVDAWEELIQGYVNDPSEKLRNFYTALDLLINACKVEKSKIDEANRMTSRVGRIMQKIGWERVREPSGQFRRWGYVRPVAERIRKDIFTDPIKD; encoded by the coding sequence ATGGCCGGCAAAAAAATCGATTTCGCCGCGATCAACCGCGCGGCACTGGGACAGTTTGAGTCGCTATTAGGCGAATGGCTGCCCGACGGCGAGCCGAGCGGCTCTGAGTATCGGGCGATTAATCCGACCCGTGGCGATAGCAAGAAGGGATCGTTTTCGATCAATATCCGCAAGGGTGTGTGGCAGGACTTCGCCACCGACGATGCGGGTTCCGATCCGATCTCGCTGTATGCCTATCTGTTTTGCAACGATGACCAGGGCGCCGCCGCGAAAGAGCTGGGCGAGCTGCTGGGCATCGAGGCACCAAATACACCCCGAGAGAAGAAGGCGAAGGCGCCTTATAACCGTCAGCCTCGGCAGGGGGATAAACCTGCCGAGCCGAACAAAAAACCCTCCAACGAATCCCTCTGGCACCCCATCATTCCGGTACCGGCCGATGCGCCGGAGCGCCACAAAGCGCATTCTGTGCGCGGCCTACCCGACACCGTGTGGACCTATCACGGCCTCGATGGCGCTGTGCTGGGGCATGTGTACCGGTTCAAAAGCAGCGACGGCGGCAAGGAAGTGTTGCCGCTGACCTGGTGCCGGCATGAGAAAACCGGCCAGTGCGAATGGCGCTGGATGCAATGGGCGGTACCGCGGCCGCTGTACGGCCTGGAGCGGTTGACCGTTGCCGATATCGACGATCCGGAACATAACAGCCCCGTGCTACTGCTGGAGGGCGAGAAATGCGCCGACGCGGCCGATATCGAGCTGGCCGAGCTAGCCTGCCTGACCTGGTCGGGCGGTTCCAAGGCGGTTGATAAAGCCGATTGGACGCCGCTGGCCGGCCGCAAGGTGATCATTTGGCCGGATTGCGATAGCCAGCGCGAGAAAAAACCTAAGGACGCTCCCGACGATTTTATCCCGCCCTTTTTGCCTGAGGATAAGCAGCCTGGCATGGTTGCCGCCCGCAAGATCGCCGAGAAGCTGGTGGAATTGGGCTGCAAGGTGTGGGTGATGGCGATTCCGCCAGTGGGCACCATGAAAAACGGCTGGGACGTGGCCGACGCCATTGCAGACGGCTTGACGGGCTTGACCCTTGCGAATTATGTCCGGGCCAAGTCGAAGCTGTTCATGGGCTCAGCCGAAGCCGAGTCTGCTGCCAAATTGCTTTCTACTCCGGTGCCGGCTAGCGCTGGCGGCGGGGATTCTGGCGATTTTCCGCCGGATTACCCCGACTATCCGGATTACCCCGATCCGCCTGACGATACGCCCAATCCTGATAGCGCCTGGTATCACGCCCTAGCCAAAAAAGCCCGCGGCGGCATCGAGCCGTGCCGATCCAACGTGGCGAAGATTTTGCGGATGCATCCGAAGTGGCGCGGGGTGATCGGCTACAACGAATTTGCGCATCAAATCGAAAAGCTGCTGCCGACGCCATGGACCGCCGAGCCCGGCGTTTGGGACGGCGCCGACGATTCTTGTCTCGATGAGTGGCTGGCCGACGACGTCGACGTGCTGATCAAGGCCATGTCAACCATCGCCGAGGGCGTTTCTCACGCCGCTAACGCGCACAAGTTTCATCCGGTGAGGCAGTTCTTGACGGGCCTGGCGCCCTGGGATGGCACTTCTCGACTGGATTGCTACCTGGCCGATATTACCCAAGCCGAGAACACACCTTTTCTGCGCCTGGCCGGCCGGTTTTTCCTGATCGCCATGGTCGCGCGAATCTTCCGGCCGGGCTGCAAATTTGACTACATGCTGGTCCTGGAAGGCAAGCAAGGGCAGGGGAAGTCTAGTTTCTTCCGGATCCTGGCCGATCCCTGGTTTAGCGAGACGCCATTCGATATCGGTACCAACGAAGGCAACATGGCCATCCAGGGCGTTTGGCTTCAAGAGATGGCCGAGATGGGGATGTTTAGCCGGTCCGAGGATACGGCGTTTAAGTCGTTCCTGGCGATCGTCAGAGACAAGTTTCGCCGGCCGTATGACCGCCGGCCGGTGGAAGCGCCGCGCGTGTGCCTGTTTGGCGGCACGACCAACCTTGACCAGTATTTGAAAGATCAGACCGGTAACCGGCGCATCTGGCCAGTTCGCTGTGCTGAGGTGGATACCGAATTATTACGGGACATCCGCGAGCAGCTGTTTGCCGAAGCCCTCGTGGCCTTTAACGCCGGCGAACGGTTTTGGCCGACACCGGAAGAGGAGCGGTTGTATTTCGAACCTGAACAGGCGACTCGTTTGTCGGTCGACGCCTGGGAAGAGCTCATACAAGGATATGTGAACGATCCATCCGAGAAGCTACGTAACTTCTATACCGCGCTGGATCTCTTGATCAACGCCTGCAAGGTCGAGAAATCGAAGATCGATGAAGCCAACCGGATGACCTCAAGGGTAGGGCGGATCATGCAGAAGATCGGCTGGGAACGGGTGCGCGAGCCGAGCGGCCAGTTCCGGCGCTGGGGTTATGTACGCCCAGTTGCCGAACGCATCCGGAAAGACATCTTTACGGATCCCATCAAGGACTAG
- a CDS encoding terminase small subunit has product MTERDPGLTDKEWLFCNEYLIDLNGTQAAKRAGYSEKSARQQATKLLSKASIQVSISRLRSDREERTQVTADRVLREVGRIALVDPRKAFDKNNALLPVQDWPDEIAAAISSIKILEVKDSEGNIIGETKEIKFWDKAAALTLAARHLGMLNDKVTLDVTDNLADRLARARLRVGG; this is encoded by the coding sequence GTGACAGAACGCGACCCTGGCCTGACTGACAAGGAGTGGCTATTTTGTAATGAATACTTGATCGACTTAAACGGTACGCAAGCCGCGAAACGCGCGGGTTATAGTGAAAAGTCGGCCAGACAGCAAGCTACTAAGCTGTTGTCAAAAGCGTCTATTCAGGTGTCTATTTCCCGGTTGCGTTCAGATCGGGAAGAACGGACGCAAGTGACTGCAGATCGCGTTTTACGAGAAGTCGGGCGAATTGCTTTGGTCGATCCTCGCAAAGCTTTCGACAAAAACAACGCCTTACTGCCTGTCCAAGATTGGCCCGACGAAATAGCCGCCGCCATATCATCGATAAAAATCCTGGAAGTGAAGGATTCAGAGGGCAATATCATCGGCGAAACCAAGGAAATCAAGTTTTGGGACAAAGCTGCTGCATTGACCTTGGCGGCCAGACATCTGGGAATGCTGAACGACAAGGTCACGCTGGACGTGACCGACAACCTAGCGGACCGCTTGGCGAGAGCTAGATTGCGTGTCGGCGGATAA